A region of Haliotis asinina isolate JCU_RB_2024 chromosome 9, JCU_Hal_asi_v2, whole genome shotgun sequence DNA encodes the following proteins:
- the LOC137297098 gene encoding mannan endo-1,4-beta-mannosidase-like, translating to MVPVLKRLLLLVAIKYACYGLPIDQQATLETKNLYSNLLKLSRDGTRFVFGMQGSTQWGEYGGHSPYHVYENGNTKGWVFTSQQAHNKDNDELCDVCSVTNQHPGIMGMDLRDLIPSYLDTVTYLAHKAYSRGEVITFSWHHSNPVTGGSFYIKDDHGDVAHTIQKLLPGGPNNANLTENLDKIAEWALKFKDPQGKLIPIIFRPYHEMNGRWFFWGMGNAAQNTPDEYKQLWQFLVRYLRDVKHVHNVLYAYSPGAAIDNHEYMLTYPGDDYVDVIGLDYYYSGSSSRNPTDLIAKIETIVDVAQRRNKIAAVTEFGSNKPNVDTHPNLWMDLVLKPMKESKTALGIAYLSTWVNRCNGDRKCGHPYTPYKGHPAAVDFLKFFNDPATLWGNNMPNMYS from the exons ATGGTGCCTGTGTTGAAGAGATTGCTTCTGTTGGTTGCGATCAAATATGCCTGCTATGGTCTTCCGATCGATCAACAGGCAACCTTGGAGACGAAAAATTTGTACAGCAATCTATTGAAGCTGTCACGTGACGGCACCAGGTTCGTATTTGGGATGCAGGGATCGACACAGTGGGGTGAATATGGCGGTCACTCTCCGTACCACGTTTACGAGAATGGAAATACCAAAGGATGGGTCTTCACT AGCCAACAGGCACACAATAAGGATAACGATGAACTTTGTGACGTCTGCTCAGTCACGAACCAGCATCCGGGCATCATGGGTATGGATCTCCGGGATCTAATACCGTCTTATCTTGACACCGTGACGTATCTTGCCCACAAAGCCTATTCTCGAGGGGAAGTTATTACCTTTTCATGGCACCATAGCAACCCAGTAACGGGAGGGAGCTTCTACATTAAGGACGACCACGGGGACGTGGCTCACACCATCCAAAAACTACTCCCTGGTGGCCCGAATAACGCTAACTTGACAGAGAATCTGGACAAAATCGCAGAATGGGCGCTTAAGTTTAAAGATCCCCAGGGTAAGCTTATCCCAATAATATTCCGTCCTTACCACGAGATGAATGGTAGATGGTTTTTCTGGGGGATGGGAAATGCAGCCCAAAACACCCCGGACGAGTACAAGCAACTCTGGCAGTTCCTTGTCCGCTACCTCCGTGACGTCAAACACGTCCACAACGTCCTCTACGCGTACAGTCCCGGGGCGGCGATAGATAACCATGAATATATGCTCACCTACCCTGGTGACGACTATGTCGACGTAATCGGTCTCGACTACTACTACAGCGGGTCGTCTTCAAGAAATCCCACAGATCTTATCGCTAAAATCGAGACCATTGTCGATGTAGCCCAGAGAAGGAATAAGATAGCGGCTGTGACTGAGTTCGGATCTAACAAGCCCAATGTAGATACCCATCCCAATTTATGGATGGACCTAGTCCTCAAACCCATGAAGGAGAGTAAGACAGCTCTTGGCATTGCGTACTTATCTACGTGGGTTAACAGGTGTAATGGTGACCGGAAGTGCGGTCATCCCTACACACCATATAAGGGACATCCCGCAGCAGTCGACTTCCTGAAGTTCTTCAACGACCCGGCCACTCTGTGGGGAAATAACATGCCAAACATGTACTCCtag